A genome region from Brassica oleracea var. oleracea cultivar TO1000 chromosome C2, BOL, whole genome shotgun sequence includes the following:
- the LOC106326102 gene encoding transcription factor MYB24-like, translating to MENSMKKKTFTESEEVELRRGPWTLEEDTLLTNYIIQSSEGRWNLVAKCAGLKRTGKSCRLRWLNYLKPDIRRGNLSPQEQLLILDLHSKWGNRWSKIAQYLPGRTDNEIKNYWRTRVQKQARQLNIESNSDKFFDAVRSFWVPRLIEKMEQKPSNTYCCPQNNNNNNNSLLPPSQSYDSMSKQTYTDISGKNLGISNTDGSASSSTSMPDLMTVPHFMDHNTIIDSSMCYHEGNGQELGGYIPGMEEYYMRNSDISTDCHVAEAYEDVTQDPMWNVDDIWQFRG from the exons ATGGAAAATTCAATGAAGAAGAAGACCTTCACAGAGAGTGAAGAAGTAGAGCTCAGAAGAGGGCCTTGGACTCTTGAGGAAGACACTCTTCTCACAAATTACATTATCCAGAGCAGTGAAGGCCGTTGGAACCTCGTCGCCAAATGTGCTG GGCTAAAGAGAACCGGGAAAAGTTGTAGATTGAGATGGTTGAATTATTTGAAACCTGACATAAGGCGAGGGAATCTCAGTCCCCAAGAACAGCTTCTGATCCTTGATCTCCACTCTAAATGGGGTAATAG GTGGTCCAAGATAGCACAGTACTTGCCAGGAAGAACGGACAACGAGATCAAGAACTATTGGAGAACAAGAGTTCAGAAACAAGCTCGACAGCTCAACATCGAATCTAACAGCGACAAATTCTTTGACGCTGTTCGTAGTTTCTGGGTCCCCAGATTAATAGAGAAAATGGAGCAGAAGCCATCAAATACTTATTGTTGTCCCCAAAACAACAACAATAACAATAACTCTCTTCTTCCTCCTTCTCAGTCTTACGACTCAATGAGTAAACAAACATATACTGATATCTCGGGTAAGAACCTGGGTATAAGCAACACCGATGGTTCTGCTTCGAGCTCCACTTCCATGCCTGATCTTATGACGGTTCCACACTTCATGGATCACAACACCATCATCGATTCTTCGATGTGTTACCATGAAGGCAATGGTCAAGAACTCGGTGGATATATTCCTGGGATGGAGGAGTATTACATGAGAAATTCAGACATATCAACGGATTGTCACGTGGCGGAAGCGTACGAGGATGTCACACAAGATCCCATGTGGAATGTGGATGACATTTGGCAGTTTAGGGGCTAA